From one Streptomyces sp. Q6 genomic stretch:
- a CDS encoding stealth family protein, protein MLRHLHSITLGGRLLRAARAKRRWPHLFRAQERLAVLSGHGTQIALVRPTVSPLGLREANLELVVTLLEEAGVDYFAIRGNSDFRSCIAVAEADRDRVAAALAGCAERGPVYLTACRGDAAVGPKALSGSRRGRHLVREATVLRVGMVWSDPAGSLVLGLAYGCDIEFWRPEEGRLVAPRSNRVTEDVRFDEPRVTVPVSRLTGFAALHTRRTRLVRTIEPCADALPEDVRFPVDVVYTWVDGNDPDWQRRRAAYGHGGYHTESANAARYISRDELRYSLRALEQNAPWVRHVYVVTDRQRPAWLTDRHPRITVVDHSEIFDDPEALPTFNSHAIESRLHHIKGLSEHFLYFNDDMFLGRPVTPSDFFLSNGMTRTFLSPSQVPRWERTLGDRPVDAAGKNNRRLLLDNFGSAIVQKIRHAPYALRRSVLEEIEQQFAEAHRQTSLSRFRSADDISIPSSLYHYYAYFTGRAVPSEITFAYLDLAKPEIQRRLGILLARRDRSAFCINDTLSDGRDVARQTAMLSRFLKAYYPVPSPFERKEGEVR, encoded by the coding sequence GTGCTGCGTCATCTTCACTCCATCACGCTGGGCGGCAGGCTGTTGCGGGCCGCTCGGGCGAAGCGGCGCTGGCCGCATCTGTTCCGCGCGCAGGAACGTCTCGCCGTGCTGTCCGGCCACGGGACGCAGATCGCGCTCGTGCGCCCCACGGTGTCGCCGCTCGGTCTGCGCGAGGCCAACCTCGAACTCGTCGTCACCCTCCTCGAAGAGGCGGGCGTCGACTACTTCGCGATCCGCGGCAACTCCGACTTCCGGTCCTGCATCGCGGTGGCCGAAGCGGACCGCGACCGGGTGGCCGCGGCGCTCGCCGGCTGCGCGGAGCGCGGGCCCGTCTACCTGACGGCCTGCCGGGGCGACGCCGCCGTCGGGCCCAAGGCCCTGTCCGGCTCACGGCGCGGCCGCCACCTGGTGCGGGAAGCGACGGTGCTCCGGGTCGGCATGGTGTGGAGCGACCCCGCGGGGTCGCTGGTCCTGGGGCTCGCCTACGGCTGCGACATCGAGTTCTGGCGGCCCGAGGAAGGGCGCCTCGTCGCGCCGCGCTCCAACCGGGTCACGGAGGACGTCCGTTTCGACGAGCCGCGCGTCACGGTGCCCGTCAGCCGGCTCACCGGCTTCGCCGCGCTGCACACCCGACGCACCCGCCTGGTGCGCACCATCGAGCCGTGCGCCGACGCGCTGCCCGAGGACGTGCGCTTCCCCGTCGACGTCGTCTACACCTGGGTCGACGGCAACGACCCCGACTGGCAGCGACGCCGGGCCGCGTACGGCCACGGCGGCTACCACACGGAGTCCGCGAACGCCGCTCGCTACATCAGCCGTGACGAACTGCGCTACTCGCTACGCGCGTTGGAGCAGAACGCCCCCTGGGTGCGGCACGTCTATGTGGTGACGGACCGGCAGCGGCCCGCCTGGCTCACCGACCGCCACCCGCGGATCACGGTCGTCGACCACTCCGAGATATTCGACGACCCTGAGGCGCTGCCCACGTTCAACTCCCACGCGATCGAAAGCCGCCTGCACCACATCAAGGGCCTCTCCGAGCACTTCCTCTACTTCAACGACGACATGTTCCTGGGCCGGCCGGTCACCCCGAGCGACTTCTTCCTGTCGAACGGCATGACCCGTACGTTCCTGTCGCCGTCCCAAGTGCCGCGGTGGGAGCGGACGTTGGGTGACCGCCCGGTGGACGCCGCCGGCAAGAACAACCGGCGTCTGCTGCTCGACAACTTCGGCTCGGCCATCGTCCAGAAGATCCGGCACGCTCCCTACGCCCTGCGGCGCAGCGTGCTGGAGGAGATCGAGCAGCAGTTCGCCGAGGCGCACCGGCAGACCTCCCTGAGCCGGTTCCGCAGCGCGGACGACATCTCCATCCCGTCCTCGCTCTACCACTACTACGCGTACTTCACCGGCCGCGCCGTGCCCTCCGAGATCACCTTCGCCTACCTCGACCTGGCCAAGCCCGAGATCCAGCGTCGGCTCGGGATCCTGCTGGCCCGCCGGGACCGATCGGCGTTCTGCATCAACGACACGCTCTCCGACGGCCGCGACGTGGCCCGGCAGACGGCGATGCTGAGCCGGTTCCTCAAGGCCTATTACCCCGTGCCCAGCCCGTTCGAGCGCAAGGAGGGCGAGGTCCGGTGA
- a CDS encoding sugar phosphotransferase, with translation MADQTSLSSAAHVYQRLVPQPVRSVAKTTVPGRVRRKVKRSLAQTLSRREARLHRRALRRVRKAELGGSERRTTAPDGRVGHVHTGLTFDLARRLDHELVTQALDAADIPWFAVPALDDRRIVLAVEQRDKGAVRRALRALLEEHTGYVVSVSPANSDTQNTPGSHVKAWKHFGKARVIRLNWLRTDPTENLWTGEDQGVEIEFWTVNTDLPQERLIGPRPNRVQRSVPRDAPGIEIGLDRLSGYCDIDGDMEPTITLEDFDIPRLEEITFPVDAVLLWQHATPWGEELLRAALRSLHQYAPWIDVVHVLAQAPVPPWLSPDARLSIVPAAPGAEWFLHQLPDIADNFLLLRPGALLGRPVRPFDYFTPHGGTRPRRGRWSAEESFAPWTHAAYSATGRVVAHGYAEGPQPYSCAALSRFTGTGTSPVQVFDGQGVTAVPGTHPMDGLIHHVGHMAGLADPSGEASVTLHAALPGLNQHLERLLVRRDTQQMQFYGLGDRRAQSQGGTKAVIRFLRRYYPVPSVFEVEGPKELDKQS, from the coding sequence GTGGCAGATCAGACGTCGTTGAGCTCCGCGGCCCACGTCTACCAGCGACTCGTCCCGCAGCCGGTGCGTTCCGTGGCGAAGACCACGGTGCCCGGACGCGTCCGACGCAAGGTCAAGCGGTCCCTCGCGCAGACCCTCAGCCGACGCGAAGCACGCCTGCACCGGCGTGCCCTGCGCCGTGTCCGCAAAGCCGAGCTGGGCGGTTCCGAGCGCCGTACGACGGCACCGGACGGTCGCGTCGGACACGTGCACACCGGCCTCACCTTCGACCTCGCCCGTCGGCTCGACCACGAACTCGTCACCCAGGCCCTGGACGCGGCGGACATCCCCTGGTTCGCCGTCCCCGCCCTCGACGACCGCAGGATCGTGCTGGCCGTCGAGCAGCGCGACAAGGGCGCGGTGCGCCGCGCCCTGCGTGCGCTCCTCGAGGAGCACACCGGTTACGTGGTATCCGTATCGCCCGCCAACAGCGACACGCAGAACACCCCCGGCAGCCATGTGAAGGCGTGGAAGCACTTCGGCAAGGCGCGGGTGATCCGCCTCAACTGGCTGCGCACCGATCCCACCGAGAACCTGTGGACCGGCGAGGACCAGGGCGTCGAGATCGAGTTCTGGACGGTCAACACCGACCTGCCCCAGGAACGGCTGATCGGTCCCCGCCCCAACCGGGTCCAGCGGTCCGTGCCCCGCGACGCCCCGGGCATCGAGATCGGGCTCGACCGGCTCTCCGGATACTGCGACATCGACGGTGACATGGAGCCGACGATCACGCTGGAGGACTTCGACATACCGCGCCTGGAGGAGATCACGTTCCCCGTGGACGCGGTCCTCCTCTGGCAGCACGCCACCCCCTGGGGCGAAGAACTGCTGCGCGCGGCCCTGCGCTCGCTGCACCAGTACGCGCCCTGGATCGACGTGGTCCACGTCCTCGCGCAGGCGCCCGTGCCCCCGTGGCTGAGCCCGGACGCGCGGCTCAGCATCGTGCCGGCCGCGCCGGGTGCCGAGTGGTTCCTGCATCAACTGCCCGACATCGCCGACAACTTCCTCCTGCTGCGCCCCGGCGCACTGCTCGGCCGACCGGTGCGGCCGTTCGACTACTTCACCCCCCACGGCGGTACCCGCCCGCGCCGCGGCCGGTGGAGCGCCGAGGAGTCCTTCGCTCCATGGACGCACGCCGCCTACTCGGCTACCGGGCGTGTCGTCGCACACGGCTACGCCGAAGGCCCGCAGCCCTACAGTTGCGCGGCCCTGAGTCGTTTCACGGGAACCGGAACGAGTCCTGTGCAGGTCTTCGACGGCCAAGGCGTCACCGCCGTACCCGGCACCCACCCGATGGACGGCCTGATCCATCACGTCGGACACATGGCCGGACTGGCCGACCCGTCCGGCGAGGCCTCGGTGACCCTGCACGCCGCCCTGCCCGGCCTGAACCAGCACCTGGAACGGCTTCTCGTCCGCAGGGACACCCAACAGATGCAGTTCTACGGGCTGGGCGACCGCCGGGCCCAGAGCCAAGGCGGTACCAAGGCCGTCATCCGCTTTCTCCGTCGCTACTACCCGGTGCCCAGCGTCTTTGAGGTCGAGGGTCCCAAGGAGCTGGACAAGCAGTCGTGA